A single genomic interval of Mangifera indica cultivar Alphonso chromosome 5, CATAS_Mindica_2.1, whole genome shotgun sequence harbors:
- the LOC123216047 gene encoding uncharacterized lipoprotein syc1174_c-like translates to MGIDLLAGEEAVMSHPVVKEFQVPFVHAPALSPLPLTQFLCPKSAAEEIGYTFLPCVLAGLSNAPRYLAKSSDSFEKSSILVGDKQG, encoded by the exons ATG GGAATAGATTTATTGGCCGGAGAGGAGGCTGTTATGAGCCATCCAGTGGTGAAGGAATTTCAGGTCCCTTTTGTACATGCTCCTGCTTTATCACCTCTTCCATTAACTCAATTCCTTTGCCCTAAATCAGCTGCTGAGGAG ATAGGATATACTTTTTTGCCCTGTGTACTAGCTGGGCTGAGTAATGCACCACGGTACTTGGCCAAGAGCTCTGATTCCTTTGAGAAGAGTAGCATATTGGTAGGTGATAAGCAGGGCTGA